The Ornithinimicrobium faecis region CTGCGTGCCGACGCGGTGGTCTCGGCCGTTGGCCGTCGGACGTCTGAGCTGGTCGAGTTGGCCGGTGCGACCCTGCCGATGGCCAGCTTCACCGAACCCGGCGATGTCACAGTCGGCCACCTCCTGCGGACGATCCCGTTGCCGGTTCGTCTCAGCCGTGTGCTCACCACGCCCTGGCTCAACGTGCGCCCGGATGGCGGTGGCCGGTTGCTCCTCCAAGCGCTCGACCTCGATGCCACGGCAGACCCCAGTGCGGTTCCCGCCCCCGACTCCGCGTTGGCGCGGGACTACCTGGAGCGCCTGCGGGCCGTGGTCCGCAACACCGACGCTGCCGCGATCGCTGAGGTGGTCGTTGGCCAACGGGTCATGCCTGCAGACGGGTTCACCGTCGCTGGCCGGTTGCCGGAGGCTCCCTGGCTGTATGCCGTGGCGACCCACAGTGGGGTCACGCTCGCCCCCTTCCTGGGAACGGCAGTCACCAACGAGCTCTTCGGTGAGGATGAGCCACTCTTGGCCGACTTCCGACCGAGCCGCTTCACGGACGGACATCAGATCGCTGCGCCACGCACGCCGCGTAAGCCCGGTGAGCAGTGACGTGGCGGGATAAGTTGGCGGTGCAGTGACGGGCCGAGCAGCGGT contains the following coding sequences:
- a CDS encoding NAD(P)/FAD-dependent oxidoreductase; this encodes MQIVVLGAGVVGTSIATRLAQRGAAVTLIDQGIPGTGTSSTSFAWINANGKEPESYYDLNLAGLTAHRELASNEEWLRPGGHVEIAVDEAHVRHLRGRMERLTARGYAVEEISADRARELLPDVIVPERVDTIAHFPQEAYCFPLLYLARMLAEGRAAGVSLRENTRVTALDATGAGAIATLDDGSVLRADAVVSAVGRRTSELVELAGATLPMASFTEPGDVTVGHLLRTIPLPVRLSRVLTTPWLNVRPDGGGRLLLQALDLDATADPSAVPAPDSALARDYLERLRAVVRNTDAAAIAEVVVGQRVMPADGFTVAGRLPEAPWLYAVATHSGVTLAPFLGTAVTNELFGEDEPLLADFRPSRFTDGHQIAAPRTPRKPGEQ